TCAAATACGCGTGCCTGTTCCGAGCCATCTGCAAAAATACCGCTTCCCGAAGCAGTCGCTACCGTTAACGGGATTTGTCCGAGAAGTTCTGTATTTAATTCGCAGGCCAGTTTTTCGCCGCCGCCTTGGCCAAAAATGTAATGTTTTTCTCCATTCACTTCAAAATAAGACATGTTTTCAATGACGCCTATAATCTCATGATTCGTCCGAATTGCCATGGTGCCTGCTCTTGCCGCTACTTCTGTAGCGTTGGATTGCGGTGTGGTAACAATAATTTCTTTGCTTTTTGGCAGCAAAGAATGCACATCTAACGCTACATCCCCCGTTCCGGGCGGCAAATCAAGCAGCATTACGTCAAGATCACCCCAAAACGCTTCGGTAAAAAAGTTGCGGAGCATTTTGCCAAGCATCGGGCCACGCCACACAACCGGGTTGTTCTCATGAACAAAAAATCCCATCGACATGATCTTGATGCCGTCCTGCTGTACCGGCATAATCATTTTATCGACAAGCGTTGGCCGCTTGTCTCCTAGATTGAAAATATTCGGCAAGCTAAAACCATATATGTCAGCGTCAATCACACCAACCCGGTAGCCCAACCGAGACAAAGCAACCGCCAAATTGGCTGTTGTGGTCGATTTTCCGACTCCTCCTTTGCCAGAAGCTACAGCTATAAACACCGTTTTGGCATCTTCCCTGAGAAGGGCGGGGATTTCCGGCTGACCGGCTATCTGCAGCGGATCTGCCTGTCCGGCTCTTACTTTCGCCGCAAACCGGCTGCGTTCTTCTTCATTCATCGTTCCAATGACCACGTCATATGATTCAACTCCGGGCACCGCCGCCAATGCCGCACGAACATCTTGATCGATTTTATTGCGAAGCGGGCATCCGGCAACCGTCAGCAAAA
The sequence above is a segment of the Effusibacillus dendaii genome. Coding sequences within it:
- a CDS encoding Mrp/NBP35 family ATP-binding protein — translated: MVTEQQVLDALRKVEDPEVHRSIVELDMVKRVDIQGSHVNVEILLTVAGCPLRNKIDQDVRAALAAVPGVESYDVVIGTMNEEERSRFAAKVRAGQADPLQIAGQPEIPALLREDAKTVFIAVASGKGGVGKSTTTANLAVALSRLGYRVGVIDADIYGFSLPNIFNLGDKRPTLVDKMIMPVQQDGIKIMSMGFFVHENNPVVWRGPMLGKMLRNFFTEAFWGDLDVMLLDLPPGTGDVALDVHSLLPKSKEIIVTTPQSNATEVAARAGTMAIRTNHEIIGVIENMSYFEVNGEKHYIFGQGGGEKLACELNTELLGQIPLTVATASGSGIFADGSEQARVFEKIAQNVAVKADIKMTATSGA